In one window of Pseudooceanicola aestuarii DNA:
- a CDS encoding SOS response-associated peptidase has protein sequence MCGRFAFTLPDQAMAQLFAATPGNDLPSAPDFNVCPTAQIVTVVGGGTGAGEAAEEGQSVGEAPRRLVAMRWGFVPHWYKTPGDGPLLINARAETIAEKPAFRAACRARRCLIPVTGFYEWERHDRLRLPWFAQRSDDTPLVMAGIWQDWEGPEGPMTTCAIVTTQAEGEIAAIHHRMPVILDPRDWPLWLGEAGHGAARLMRPAPGGTLRLYRVDRAVNSNRAAGPELIEPLEPEAP, from the coding sequence ATGTGCGGACGCTTTGCCTTTACCCTGCCGGATCAGGCGATGGCGCAGCTGTTTGCCGCGACCCCGGGCAATGATCTGCCGTCCGCCCCGGATTTCAACGTCTGTCCCACCGCGCAGATCGTCACCGTGGTGGGGGGCGGTACAGGGGCAGGGGAGGCGGCCGAAGAAGGTCAGAGCGTGGGAGAAGCGCCGCGCCGGCTGGTGGCCATGCGCTGGGGCTTTGTTCCGCATTGGTACAAGACGCCGGGCGACGGGCCGCTGCTGATCAACGCGCGGGCAGAGACGATCGCCGAGAAACCCGCCTTTCGCGCCGCCTGCCGGGCGCGGCGCTGCCTGATCCCCGTCACCGGGTTCTACGAATGGGAACGCCATGACCGCCTGCGCCTTCCATGGTTCGCGCAGCGCAGCGATGACACGCCGTTGGTGATGGCCGGGATCTGGCAGGATTGGGAGGGGCCGGAGGGCCCGATGACCACCTGCGCCATCGTCACCACCCAGGCAGAGGGGGAGATCGCCGCCATACACCACCGGATGCCGGTGATTCTGGACCCGCGGGATTGGCCGTTGTGGTTGGGGGAGGCAGGTCATGGCGCGGCGCGTCTGATGCGACCGGCGCCCGGCGGAACGCTGCGCCTGTACCGCGTGGACCGGGCCGTGAATTCCAACCGGGCCGCCGGCCCCGAACTGATCGAGCCGCTGGAGCCTGAAGCGCCCTGA
- a CDS encoding PaaI family thioesterase, with protein sequence MSRPRPEPVQVIKQRRDAALDGLVRGLPYLQFLGIHFDRRGDELTAVMPYDEMLLGNPILPALHGGATAGFLETTAIIGLAWSRLWEEMEDGRAEHAPLGETPLPRMPKTIDLTVDYLRSGLPRDAYARAEVTRSGRRYASVRVEAWQDNRARPIAQATGHFLIPHHA encoded by the coding sequence ATGAGCAGACCCCGCCCCGAACCCGTACAGGTGATCAAGCAACGGCGCGACGCGGCGCTGGACGGTCTGGTGCGTGGCTTGCCCTACCTGCAATTCCTGGGCATCCATTTCGACCGGCGCGGCGACGAGCTGACCGCCGTGATGCCTTATGACGAGATGCTGCTGGGCAATCCCATCCTGCCCGCCCTTCATGGCGGGGCCACCGCCGGGTTTCTGGAGACGACGGCGATCATCGGCCTGGCCTGGTCCCGCCTCTGGGAAGAGATGGAGGACGGTCGCGCCGAACATGCCCCCCTGGGCGAGACGCCGCTGCCCCGGATGCCCAAGACGATCGACCTGACGGTGGATTACCTGCGCTCGGGCCTGCCGCGCGACGCCTATGCGCGGGCAGAGGTCACGCGCTCCGGCCGGCGCTATGCCTCGGTCCGGGTGGAGGCCTGGCAGGACAACCGGGCCCGCCCCATCGCCCAGGCCACGGGGCATTTCCTGATCCCGCATCACGCATGA
- a CDS encoding bifunctional metallophosphatase/5'-nucleotidase, with the protein MTSRLLTTAAALALTAGAASADYKLTVLHTNDFHDRFEPISKYDSGCSAEDNAEGKCFGGIARMITAVNAARDRAGDNVLLLDAGDMFQGSLYFTQYGGDLAAEFMNGLGYDAMAVGNHEFDKGPAGLSDFLDQVQFPVLSANIDVSRDNMLADRVKKSVVLEVGGEQIGVVSVLAEDTPETSSPGDTVIFSSTVDAAQGEIDRLTDEGVNKIILLTHVGINEDLRLAEALTNVDLIIGGHSHTLMTNEEGAPYAYPTEVNGVPVLTAYAYGKYLGEVQATFDDAGELTELTGDPILLDASVAEDETAVARMAELAKPLEDLRAKVVAESGDVIDGSRESCRSGECPMGNLVTDAMLARVKDQGIDLAITNGGGLRASIDAGEVTMGEVLSVLPFQNTLSTFQTTGADIVAALENGVSQLEDGAGRFPQVSGMSYAFDPAAEAGARISDVMVGGAPIDPEKTYGVVTNNYVRNGGDGYKMFRDGQNAYDFGPDLADVTAEYLAEQGPYAPYTDGRITQK; encoded by the coding sequence ATGACGTCCCGACTGCTTACCACCGCCGCAGCCTTGGCTCTGACCGCCGGCGCGGCCAGCGCGGACTACAAGCTTACCGTGCTGCACACGAATGATTTTCACGACCGGTTCGAACCGATCAGCAAGTACGATTCGGGCTGCTCTGCCGAGGACAACGCCGAGGGAAAATGCTTTGGCGGCATCGCGCGGATGATAACCGCCGTCAACGCGGCCCGTGACCGGGCCGGCGACAATGTCCTGCTTCTGGATGCGGGCGACATGTTCCAGGGTTCGCTGTATTTCACCCAATATGGCGGCGATCTGGCGGCTGAATTCATGAACGGGCTGGGCTATGACGCCATGGCCGTCGGCAACCACGAGTTCGACAAGGGGCCCGCCGGGCTGTCCGATTTCCTGGACCAGGTCCAGTTCCCGGTGCTGTCGGCCAATATCGACGTCAGCCGGGACAACATGCTGGCTGACCGGGTGAAGAAATCCGTGGTGCTTGAGGTCGGCGGCGAACAGATCGGCGTGGTGTCGGTCCTGGCGGAGGACACGCCGGAAACATCCTCGCCGGGGGATACGGTGATCTTTTCCTCCACCGTGGATGCGGCCCAGGGCGAGATCGACCGCCTGACCGACGAGGGCGTGAACAAGATCATCCTGCTGACCCATGTCGGCATCAACGAAGACCTGCGCCTGGCCGAGGCACTGACGAATGTCGACCTGATCATCGGCGGCCACAGCCATACCCTGATGACCAACGAGGAAGGCGCCCCCTATGCCTATCCGACCGAGGTGAACGGCGTGCCGGTCCTGACCGCCTATGCCTATGGCAAGTATCTGGGCGAGGTTCAGGCCACGTTCGACGACGCGGGAGAACTGACCGAGCTGACCGGCGACCCGATCCTGCTGGACGCCTCGGTCGCCGAGGACGAAACCGCTGTCGCGCGCATGGCTGAGCTGGCCAAGCCGCTGGAGGATCTCCGCGCCAAGGTCGTGGCCGAAAGCGGCGACGTGATCGACGGGTCACGCGAAAGCTGCCGGTCGGGCGAATGCCCGATGGGCAACCTGGTGACCGACGCCATGCTGGCGCGGGTCAAGGACCAGGGCATCGACCTGGCGATCACCAACGGCGGCGGGCTGCGGGCTTCCATCGACGCGGGGGAGGTCACGATGGGCGAGGTGCTGTCCGTGCTGCCGTTCCAGAACACGCTGTCGACGTTTCAGACCACCGGTGCGGATATCGTCGCGGCGCTGGAGAACGGCGTCAGCCAACTGGAAGACGGCGCCGGGCGTTTCCCGCAGGTGTCGGGGATGAGCTATGCCTTCGATCCGGCGGCCGAAGCGGGCGCGCGGATTTCCGACGTGATGGTCGGCGGCGCGCCGATCGACCCGGAAAAGACCTATGGCGTGGTGACGAACAACTATGTCCGCAATGGCGGTGACGGCTACAAGATGTTCCGCGACGGGCAGAATGCCTATGATTTCGGTCCCGATCTGGCCGATGTGACGGCGGAATACCTGGCGGAGCAGGGGCCTTATGCCCCCTATACCGACGGCCGTATCACGCAGAAGTAA
- a CDS encoding DUF1992 domain-containing protein, with the protein MDHPLIDLISAKVAEAQRRGDFDDLPGAGKPLPPCDDPENALLNRVMRENGATPEFVTLSRQLARLRAELAETGDRTRRHEILKEMSMMDARIDIARKAYSR; encoded by the coding sequence ATGGATCACCCCCTGATCGACCTCATCAGCGCCAAGGTCGCCGAGGCCCAGCGGCGCGGCGATTTCGACGATCTGCCCGGCGCGGGCAAACCCTTGCCGCCCTGCGATGACCCCGAAAACGCCTTGTTGAACCGGGTGATGCGTGAAAATGGCGCGACGCCGGAGTTCGTCACCCTGTCGCGGCAACTGGCCCGGCTGCGCGCGGAGCTGGCAGAGACCGGGGACCGCACCCGCCGCCATGAGATCCTGAAGGAGATGTCGATGATGGACGCCCGCATCGACATCGCCCGCAAGGCCTATTCCCGCTGA
- a CDS encoding glutathione S-transferase family protein, translating into MTITLHCFGESGNAYKAALPLALSGLDWRAEKVDFFNGQHRSPEYAAMNPLGEVPVMVDGDVTISQSGVIQMYITEKTGLYGGATAQEARDVMTWVFFDNHKMSSQCGTLRFLMNFLPEDKRPAEVIGFLSTRLRAAFKVLDSGLEGRDWLVGDGPTHADFSNCGYLFYPEPFGFDRADWPNIDRWLSNIRSLDGWKHPYDLMPGRPADRGL; encoded by the coding sequence ATGACGATCACGCTTCATTGTTTTGGCGAAAGCGGCAATGCCTACAAGGCGGCGCTGCCGCTGGCGCTGTCCGGTCTCGACTGGCGGGCGGAAAAGGTGGACTTTTTCAACGGCCAGCACCGCAGCCCGGAATATGCGGCGATGAATCCGCTGGGCGAGGTGCCGGTGATGGTGGACGGCGATGTCACGATCAGCCAGTCCGGCGTGATCCAGATGTACATCACCGAGAAGACGGGCCTTTACGGCGGCGCCACCGCGCAGGAGGCGCGCGACGTGATGACCTGGGTCTTCTTCGACAATCACAAGATGTCCTCGCAATGCGGGACACTGCGTTTCCTGATGAACTTCCTGCCCGAGGACAAGCGCCCGGCCGAGGTCATCGGCTTTCTCTCCACCCGACTTCGCGCTGCGTTCAAGGTGCTGGATTCCGGGCTGGAAGGGCGCGACTGGCTGGTCGGCGACGGCCCGACCCATGCCGATTTCTCCAATTGCGGCTACCTGTTCTACCCGGAGCCTTTCGGCTTCGACCGCGCGGACTGGCCCAATATCGACCGCTGGCTGTCCAACATCCGATCGCTGGACGGCTGGAAACACCCCTATGACCTGATGCCCGGCCGCCCCGCGGACCGGGGCCTGTAA
- a CDS encoding acetyl-CoA C-acetyltransferase, producing the protein MTDAYIFDAVRSPRGKGRADGALHEVTSVSLGKQMLNAIKERSDLPADAVEDVIWGNATQAMEQGGCLARTTVLASDLGEAVPGLSINRFCASGMEAVNLAANQVKGGAGQGYIAGGVECMSRVAMGSDGAAVAVDPTVAMDSYFVPQGISADIIATQYGISRDDADAFAVESQRRAAAAWEDRRFDRSIVTVRDVNGLPILSHDEYMRPGTDMQALGALKASFKDMGETMPGFDKVALLKYPHLEAINHIHHAGNSSGIVDGSAAVLIGNKEFGEAHGLTPRARIRATAKIGTDPTIMLTGPVPATEKILRDSGMAISDIDLFEVNEAFSSVVLRFMQAFDVDHDRLNVNGGAIAMGHPLGASGAIIIGTLLDELERTGKGTGLATLCVASGMGAATIIERL; encoded by the coding sequence ATGACCGACGCCTATATCTTTGACGCCGTGCGCTCCCCGCGCGGCAAGGGCCGCGCCGACGGCGCCCTGCACGAAGTCACTTCCGTATCGCTGGGCAAGCAGATGCTGAACGCGATCAAGGAGCGCAGCGACCTGCCCGCCGACGCGGTGGAAGACGTGATCTGGGGCAACGCCACCCAGGCCATGGAACAGGGCGGCTGCCTGGCCCGGACCACCGTGCTGGCCTCCGACCTGGGCGAGGCCGTGCCCGGCCTGTCCATCAACCGGTTCTGCGCCTCGGGCATGGAGGCGGTGAACCTGGCCGCCAACCAGGTCAAGGGCGGCGCCGGACAGGGCTATATTGCCGGCGGTGTGGAATGCATGTCCCGCGTCGCCATGGGCAGCGACGGCGCCGCCGTGGCCGTCGATCCCACCGTGGCGATGGACAGCTATTTCGTGCCCCAGGGCATTTCCGCCGACATCATCGCCACGCAATACGGCATCTCCCGCGATGACGCCGATGCCTTTGCCGTGGAATCCCAGCGTCGCGCCGCTGCCGCCTGGGAAGATCGCCGCTTTGACCGCTCCATCGTGACGGTGCGCGACGTGAACGGCCTGCCGATCCTCAGCCATGACGAATACATGCGTCCCGGCACCGACATGCAGGCGCTTGGCGCGCTCAAGGCCTCGTTCAAGGACATGGGCGAGACGATGCCCGGCTTCGACAAGGTCGCGCTGCTGAAATATCCGCATCTGGAGGCGATCAACCACATCCACCACGCCGGCAATTCCTCCGGCATCGTGGACGGGTCCGCCGCCGTGCTGATCGGCAACAAGGAATTCGGCGAGGCCCACGGCCTGACGCCCCGCGCCCGCATCCGTGCCACGGCCAAGATCGGCACCGATCCGACGATCATGCTGACGGGCCCCGTCCCGGCGACCGAGAAGATCCTGCGCGACAGCGGCATGGCGATCTCCGACATCGACCTGTTCGAGGTCAACGAGGCCTTCTCCTCCGTCGTGCTGCGCTTCATGCAGGCCTTCGACGTGGATCACGACCGGCTGAACGTGAACGGCGGCGCCATCGCCATGGGCCACCCGCTGGGCGCCTCCGGCGCGATCATCATCGGCACCCTGCTGGACGAGCTGGAACGCACCGGCAAGGGCACCGGCCTGGCCACGCTCTGCGTTGCCTCCGGCATGGGCGCCGCGACGATCATCGAGCGGCTGTAA
- a CDS encoding MerR family transcriptional regulator → MTDTRLSFKEMCEKFDVTPRTLRYYEYIELLSPERAGRARHYNQREIARMTLILRGRRFGFPLESIRQWLEMREQEGSEAQMRIWVDEADRQLAELEVQRQQLEESMSELRQLRDTTIDSLNKG, encoded by the coding sequence ATGACCGACACCCGACTGAGTTTCAAGGAGATGTGCGAGAAGTTCGACGTGACCCCGCGCACGCTGCGATATTACGAATATATCGAACTGCTTAGCCCGGAACGCGCCGGGCGCGCCCGGCACTACAACCAGAGAGAGATCGCGCGGATGACCCTGATCCTGCGCGGTCGGCGGTTCGGCTTTCCCCTGGAATCGATCCGTCAGTGGCTGGAGATGCGGGAGCAGGAAGGTTCGGAGGCGCAGATGCGGATCTGGGTGGATGAAGCGGACCGCCAACTGGCCGAACTGGAAGTGCAACGCCAGCAGCTGGAGGAATCCATGAGCGAGCTGCGTCAGCTGCGCGACACGACGATTGATTCGCTCAACAAGGGATGA
- a CDS encoding MATE family efflux transporter, giving the protein MSAPVDLLPDGPTSLTHARVLRIALPIVLSNATVPILGAVDTAVVGQLGAAAPIGAVGLGAITMTAIFWMFGFLRMGTTGLTAQAAGAGNRAEVAALLTRALLIGGAGGLALIVLQLPIFWATFTLAPASEEVETLARGYMGIRIFSAPAAIAIYGLTGWLIAQERTGAVLAIQLVMNLMNMALDAWFVLGLGWGVNGVAFATFLSEWTGCLLGLWLCRAAFRVPDWRDWDRVFDRVRLIRMTVVNRDILLRSLMLEAMFLSFMFLGAGYGDTKLAANQVNLQFIFITAYALDGFAFAAEAFVGQALGRRDRAGLRRGAILSSVWAGVVCLLLSLAFGLCGGRIIDVMTTAAEVREAARAYLPWMVVTPVLGMASWMLDGIFIGASRSQDMRNMMAVSFVIYLLSLAVFLPMFGNHGLWAAFVLSFLVRGISLFLRYPALEASADAPAERA; this is encoded by the coding sequence ATGAGCGCCCCGGTAGACCTGCTGCCGGACGGCCCGACCTCGCTGACCCACGCGCGGGTGTTGCGGATCGCGCTGCCCATCGTGCTGTCCAATGCAACGGTGCCGATCCTGGGCGCTGTCGACACCGCCGTCGTCGGCCAACTGGGCGCGGCGGCGCCGATCGGGGCGGTCGGGTTGGGCGCGATCACCATGACCGCGATCTTCTGGATGTTCGGATTCCTGCGCATGGGCACCACCGGGCTGACCGCCCAGGCCGCCGGCGCCGGCAACCGGGCCGAGGTCGCCGCCCTGCTGACCCGCGCGTTGTTGATCGGAGGGGCCGGAGGGCTGGCGCTGATCGTGCTGCAATTGCCGATCTTCTGGGCGACCTTCACCCTGGCCCCCGCGTCCGAGGAGGTGGAGACGCTGGCCCGTGGCTACATGGGGATCCGCATTTTCTCGGCCCCGGCGGCGATTGCGATCTACGGCCTCACCGGTTGGCTGATCGCGCAGGAACGCACCGGGGCGGTGTTGGCGATCCAACTGGTGATGAACCTGATGAACATGGCGCTGGACGCCTGGTTCGTTCTGGGGCTGGGGTGGGGGGTGAACGGCGTCGCCTTCGCGACCTTCCTGTCTGAATGGACCGGCTGCCTGCTGGGCCTGTGGTTGTGCCGCGCGGCGTTCCGGGTGCCGGATTGGCGCGATTGGGACCGGGTCTTCGACCGGGTGCGGCTGATCCGCATGACAGTGGTGAACCGCGATATCCTGCTGCGGTCGCTGATGCTGGAGGCGATGTTCCTGTCGTTCATGTTCCTGGGCGCGGGCTATGGCGATACCAAGCTGGCGGCGAATCAGGTGAACCTGCAATTCATCTTCATCACCGCCTATGCGCTGGACGGTTTCGCCTTCGCGGCGGAGGCCTTCGTGGGTCAGGCTTTGGGCCGCCGCGACCGGGCCGGGCTGCGACGGGGTGCCATCCTGTCCTCGGTCTGGGCGGGGGTGGTCTGCCTGCTGTTGTCGCTGGCGTTCGGGCTGTGTGGCGGGCGGATCATCGACGTGATGACCACCGCCGCCGAGGTCCGCGAGGCCGCCCGCGCCTACCTGCCGTGGATGGTGGTGACGCCGGTGCTGGGCATGGCGTCCTGGATGCTGGACGGGATCTTCATCGGCGCGTCACGGTCGCAGGACATGCGCAACATGATGGCCGTCAGCTTTGTGATCTACCTGCTGTCTTTGGCGGTCTTCCTGCCAATGTTCGGCAATCACGGGCTATGGGCGGCCTTCGTGCTGTCCTTCCTGGTGCGCGGGATCAGCCTGTTCCTGCGCTATCCCGCGCTGGAAGCCAGCGCCGACGCCCCTGCAGAGAGGGCCTGA
- a CDS encoding DUF952 domain-containing protein: MHIYKIFRPDEWQALLRDGTTDGAPVDLADGFIHFSTASQAAETAAKHFAGAQGLVLAVCDADDFGEALKWEPSRGGALFPHLYAPLALAQVIAHHPLPLQDGAHLFPAAMT; the protein is encoded by the coding sequence ATGCATATCTACAAGATTTTTCGCCCCGATGAATGGCAGGCCCTGCTGCGCGATGGCACCACGGATGGCGCCCCTGTGGACCTGGCCGACGGCTTCATCCATTTCTCCACCGCCTCCCAGGCGGCGGAAACAGCGGCGAAGCATTTCGCCGGGGCGCAGGGGCTGGTGCTGGCCGTCTGCGACGCCGACGATTTCGGTGAGGCTCTCAAATGGGAACCCTCCCGCGGCGGGGCGCTGTTTCCGCATCTCTACGCGCCGCTGGCGCTGGCGCAGGTGATCGCCCATCACCCCCTGCCCCTTCAGGACGGCGCGCATCTGTTTCCGGCAGCAATGACATGA
- a CDS encoding MerR family transcriptional regulator: MTESDTFKTIREMCDEFDVTPRTLRFYEAKELLFPVREGQKRLFTRRDRARLKLILRGKRFGFSLEEIRQLLELYYMGDQQKTQLSRTYDLARERLADMERQRAELDEAVSELRQQIEWGEQKLAKLK, from the coding sequence ATGACGGAGTCTGACACGTTTAAGACGATCCGAGAGATGTGTGACGAGTTCGATGTAACCCCGCGCACGCTCCGGTTCTACGAAGCAAAGGAACTGCTGTTCCCGGTCCGCGAGGGCCAGAAACGGCTGTTCACCCGGCGTGATCGCGCCCGGCTGAAACTGATCCTGCGTGGCAAACGCTTCGGCTTCAGCCTGGAGGAAATCCGCCAGTTGCTGGAACTCTACTACATGGGCGACCAGCAGAAAACCCAGCTTTCGCGCACATACGACCTTGCGCGGGAGCGGCTGGCAGACATGGAGCGTCAGCGCGCGGAACTCGATGAGGCCGTGTCGGAGCTTCGCCAGCAAATCGAATGGGGTGAGCAGAAGCTCGCCAAATTGAAGTAG
- a CDS encoding acyl-CoA dehydrogenase C-terminal domain-containing protein, translating into MPSYTAPVKDFQFVLHDVLKAGDADIAGYDELDRDFTAAILEEAGKIASEVMAPLNASGDREGVRLENGVVHTPTGFKAAFDQLRAGGWTGLDCDPEYGGQGMPYLIGTAAGEMFQSANQAFMMYPGLTHGAYSAIHAHGTEAQKQTYLPRMVSCDWTGTMNLTEPQCGTDLGLMRTKAEPQDDGSYAITGQKIFISAGDHDMADNVIHLVLAKIPGGPEGIKGVSLFIVPKFMVNEDGSLGDRNAVSVGKIEEKMGIHGNATCVMNYDGATGFLLGEAHKGMRAMFTMMNEARLGVGMQGLSQAEAAYQNAVIYAKDRLQGRAVTGAENPEGPADPIIVHPDIRRSLMDQKSFCEGARALVMWGAQMIDRARRNDDAQAEAMISLLTPVIKGFLTDEGYDMTVQAQQVYGGHGYIEEWGMSQFTRDARIAMIYEGANGVQALDLVGRKLAAGGGKPVMEFFTMIKDFCKAHGDGPFASDFIDPLKAASRQLQEAATYFMQNGAKNPNHALAGSNDFMHLFGHVCLGYMWAQMALAAQARLDAGDADTGFCETKIATGRYYMARRLPATAMHLQRILSGADTIMALDAEAF; encoded by the coding sequence ATGCCAAGCTACACCGCCCCTGTCAAAGATTTCCAGTTCGTCCTGCACGATGTGCTGAAGGCCGGCGATGCCGATATCGCCGGCTACGACGAACTGGATCGCGACTTCACCGCTGCGATCCTCGAAGAGGCCGGCAAGATCGCCTCTGAAGTGATGGCGCCGCTGAATGCCTCCGGCGACCGCGAGGGCGTGCGGCTGGAAAACGGCGTCGTCCATACGCCCACCGGGTTCAAGGCCGCCTTTGACCAGCTGCGCGCCGGCGGCTGGACCGGGCTGGATTGCGATCCCGAATATGGGGGCCAGGGCATGCCCTACCTGATCGGCACGGCGGCGGGGGAAATGTTCCAGTCCGCCAACCAGGCCTTCATGATGTATCCGGGCCTGACTCACGGTGCATACTCGGCCATCCATGCCCACGGCACCGAAGCACAGAAACAGACCTACCTGCCCAGGATGGTGTCCTGCGACTGGACCGGCACCATGAACCTGACCGAACCGCAATGCGGCACCGACCTGGGCCTGATGCGGACCAAGGCCGAACCCCAGGACGACGGCAGCTATGCCATCACCGGTCAGAAGATCTTCATCTCTGCCGGTGACCACGACATGGCCGACAACGTCATCCACCTGGTGCTGGCCAAGATCCCCGGCGGTCCCGAGGGGATCAAGGGTGTGTCGTTGTTCATCGTGCCCAAGTTCATGGTGAACGAGGACGGCAGCCTGGGCGATCGCAACGCCGTCTCTGTCGGCAAGATCGAAGAGAAGATGGGCATTCACGGCAATGCCACCTGCGTGATGAACTACGACGGCGCCACCGGCTTTCTCCTGGGCGAAGCGCACAAGGGGATGCGCGCCATGTTCACCATGATGAACGAGGCCCGTCTGGGTGTCGGTATGCAAGGTCTGTCCCAGGCAGAGGCCGCCTACCAGAACGCGGTGATCTACGCCAAGGACCGCCTGCAGGGCCGCGCCGTGACCGGCGCCGAGAACCCCGAAGGCCCCGCCGATCCGATCATCGTGCACCCCGATATCCGCCGTTCCCTGATGGATCAGAAGAGCTTCTGCGAGGGCGCGCGCGCCCTGGTCATGTGGGGCGCCCAGATGATCGACCGCGCCCGCCGCAACGATGATGCCCAGGCCGAGGCGATGATTTCCCTGCTGACCCCGGTGATCAAGGGTTTCCTCACCGACGAGGGCTACGACATGACCGTGCAGGCCCAGCAGGTCTACGGCGGCCACGGCTACATCGAGGAATGGGGCATGTCGCAATTCACCCGCGACGCCCGCATCGCCATGATCTACGAAGGCGCCAACGGCGTGCAGGCCCTGGACCTGGTGGGCCGCAAGCTGGCCGCCGGCGGGGGCAAGCCCGTCATGGAATTCTTCACCATGATCAAGGATTTCTGCAAAGCCCACGGCGATGGCCCCTTTGCATCCGATTTCATCGATCCGCTGAAAGCAGCCTCCCGGCAATTGCAGGAAGCGGCGACCTACTTCATGCAGAACGGCGCGAAAAACCCCAACCACGCGCTGGCCGGGTCGAATGATTTCATGCACCTCTTCGGCCATGTCTGCCTGGGCTACATGTGGGCGCAGATGGCGCTGGCCGCGCAGGCGCGGCTGGATGCCGGCGACGCCGACACGGGCTTTTGCGAGACGAAGATCGCCACCGGCCGCTACTACATGGCGCGCCGCCTGCCCGCCACGGCGATGCATCTGCAACGCATTCTGTCCGGCGCCGACACCATCATGGCCCTGGACGCCGAGGCGTTCTGA
- a CDS encoding quinone-dependent dihydroorotate dehydrogenase: MTTLRERIGLAALHNLDPETAHGLALSGLRAGLVPLPGRITTPRLETKLAGLRLDNPVGLAAGFDKNAQALHPLSRAGFGFVEVGAITPRPQEGNPRPRLYRLRADRAAINRFGFNNRGMDDTLPRLARRPVEAVIGLNLGANKDSADRAADFSAVLRHCGAHLDFATVNVSSPNTEKLRDLQGRAALNALLADVLATRDALARPIPVFLKIAPDLDPQGLEDVAEVALATGIDAIVATNTTLSRDGLTSPHRDQAGGLSGAPLFVRSTRVLARLSDLTQGRVPLIGVGGIATAEDAYAKIRAGASAVQLYTALVYQGLTLGAQIARGLDRLLAQDGFDTVAQAVGTGRQDWL, from the coding sequence ATGACGACCCTGCGGGAGCGCATCGGGCTGGCAGCGCTGCACAACCTGGACCCGGAAACGGCCCATGGCCTGGCGCTGAGCGGCCTGCGGGCCGGGTTGGTGCCGCTGCCCGGGCGGATCACCACCCCCCGGCTGGAGACGAAACTGGCCGGGCTGAGGTTGGACAATCCCGTCGGACTTGCCGCCGGGTTCGACAAGAACGCGCAGGCGCTGCATCCGTTGTCGCGCGCGGGCTTCGGCTTTGTCGAGGTGGGGGCCATCACCCCGCGCCCGCAGGAAGGGAACCCGCGCCCACGTCTATACCGGCTGCGCGCCGACCGGGCGGCGATCAACCGCTTCGGCTTCAACAATCGCGGCATGGACGACACGCTGCCCCGGCTGGCCCGGCGTCCGGTGGAGGCGGTGATCGGACTGAACCTGGGCGCCAACAAGGACAGCGCCGACCGCGCCGCCGATTTCTCGGCCGTGCTGCGCCATTGCGGCGCGCATCTGGATTTCGCCACAGTCAACGTCTCCTCCCCCAATACGGAGAAATTGCGCGACCTTCAGGGCCGCGCGGCATTGAACGCGCTGCTGGCGGATGTGCTGGCCACCCGTGACGCGCTGGCTCGCCCGATCCCGGTGTTCCTGAAGATCGCCCCCGATCTCGACCCACAGGGGCTGGAGGACGTGGCCGAAGTCGCGCTGGCCACCGGGATCGACGCCATCGTCGCCACCAACACCACGCTGTCCCGTGACGGGCTGACCAGCCCGCACCGCGATCAGGCGGGCGGGCTGTCGGGGGCGCCGCTGTTCGTGCGCTCCACCCGCGTTCTGGCGCGGCTGTCGGATCTGACACAGGGCCGGGTGCCGCTGATCGGCGTAGGCGGCATCGCCACGGCAGAGGACGCCTATGCCAAGATCCGGGCGGGCGCTTCGGCCGTGCAGCTTTATACCGCGCTGGTATACCAGGGGCTGACACTGGGCGCGCAGATCGCGCGCGGTCTGGACAGGCTGCTGGCGCAGGACGGTTTCGACACTGTCGCGCAGGCGGTCGGCACCGGGCGGCAGGACTGGCTGTAG